CAAGAATCCCTGATAATTGCCTTCGATATTACCGACTGAATGGATTTCTGTTTTTATAGGATCTTCAAACGAAGCGGTGAAAAGTTCCGAACCCACATCGGTAAGAACTGCACGAATTTCCTTTGTTGCAAACATGTTCGTGAGGTAATTTTGACCGCTGGAATAAACGGGAATCACAGGCGCTTCAAGGCGGAGTGCACGGCGTTCCAATTCATTCGGGAACACGATAAACGTTTGCAAATCACCGCGAATGACCGCATGTTCGCATTCGCTCATGTCATGGCACAACAATTTCACATCGAGCACCGGGCTAGACTGGAGAGCCATTTCCAGCCTATCAGCGAGCTGGCTATTATCTTGCTTGACAATACCAATCGGGATGTGCTGTACAATTTGAGAAGAGAACATCTCCAGCATGAACACGGAGACGCCCACGGGAAGTACAGCAAGAATCATCCACAAAACAAGTTTGTGGCCGAAATAAATCTTCCCAATTGTCTTTAAAAGGCCTTTCAGCACAATAACCTTCTATCCAAGCTTACTGAATGTCGTCAACAGGGAACAGAACGCTCATGCCCGGGCGGAGGTTCGGGACCTTGTGGGTCGGACGCATACGGACTTCGAACGTCTTGAGGTCAAAGCCCGAGCTTTCCTTGGAGCTACGCCATGTGGCATAATCGCCGACAGAAGCAATGTAGCTTACGACCATTTCAACCGTCTTGTCGAGAGCCGGAACCTGGAGATAGAACTTTTTGCCCTTGAACACATTCTTGAGGTAATCTTCGCGGAGGTGGAAAACCGCCCAAGAATCGTTCAAATCTGTAACCGCAATAATCGGCATGCCGGAGCCAACGACTTCGCCTTCTTCGGCAAGTTTCAGCGAGACTTCACCAGAAATCGGTGTGCGGATCCTGGTTTCTTCGAGGTAGGCATCAACTTCGGCATTGGCACCTTTTGCCTGCAACACAAGAGCGTTTGCGGCAGCCTTGTCTTCGCTACGGGCACCGGCAAGAGCCTGATTGTATTGGGCACGGGCGGCATCGGCAGCAGACTGAGAAGCCTTCATCTGCGTTTCAGCTTCGTCACGTTTCTGGAGCGGGAGCACACCTTCGTTGTAGAGTTTTTGAACACGGTTGTAAGTGTTCTTTGCAAGTGTTGCAGCTTCTTGAGCGCGGTCCGCCATTGCCTTGAGTGCAGTAATATCTTCGCTACGGGCACCATTGCGAGCCTTGCTAGCCTGAGCCTTGGCGGCACCGAGAGCACCCTGAGCCTGAATCTTTTTCGCTTCGATTTCCGGGCTGCTAATCACAGCGACCAAAGAATCCTTGCGAACCATGTCGCCTTCGTGAACTAGCAATTTTTCAATGCGGCCCGGAACCTTGCCAGCCACAAGCACGCGGCGGGCTTCCATCTGGCCTTGCAAGAACTGTTCGCGCGGTTGCGTTGCAAACTGTTGGAGCTGGGAAATTCCCATAATAACCAACACAATCAAAGCAAGTACAACTATAACTTTTCCAATCATCTTTAACGCGTTCATTATTTATTCTCCGTTTCTAAATTTTCGGTTGCAGCGTTCGTCGAAGCATCAACCGGTTTTTCTACAACAAGCTGCTTGGAAACAAGAACCGTCCCTGCCGTCGAGACCTCGCCCGCTGCTTCGAGAAGCCCAAGCCAAGCAATAACGGCATCGTAATGAGCCTTGAGGTCGGCCACCTGCAAGCGGGAAAGCGCAAGTTCCGCATCCACCACATCAAGGCCTGTTGCAAGCCCAGCTTCGTAGGCCTTGTTCTGGCTGCGCAATGCTTCGTCGGCAAGCTCGCGCGTCTTGGCGAGGCTTGCAAGCCTACCCTTTGCATGTTCTAGTTCGCGCCAACGCTTTTCGACCAGGAGTTTCAAATTGTCAATCGTTTCTTCTTCGAGGCTACCCAAGGAACGGTCCATGGCCTTTGCAGAACTGACCTTGGCGCGGGTATCGCCACCCTTGAAAATGTCCCACTGCAACTTAGCGCCAAGCGCCCATTCCGGTTCCAAAAGCGTCAAATCCTTCGTGTAAAGTTCCTTGTAGCCAAACAACGCAACAGTCGGGAAATAGTCGGCACGAGCAGCTCTAATCGCATTCTGATTGCGTTTGCGTTCTATGCGCAACTGACGGAGCCCCGGATGTTTGTCAATGGCAAGCGCCTTGAATTCATCCATCGTGCGGATACCTTCCGGAGATTCCACCGGCGTCGTTGCGGTAAGGCTTGTGTCCGTGTGCAAGAGGCTTGCAAGCGCCATACGGGCCAAGGACTGGTCACGGAGTGCATCTTCGTATGCGTTTTCAGCTTCGGCCAAGGCTACTTCGGCACGGAGGCGTTCGGTCTTGCTAATCTGGCCGCCTTCTTCAAGTTTCTTGGAGCGTTCCAGATGTTCGGCAAGGTCCTTCTTGGTCGTTTCGCGCATTCCTACGAGCTCTTCGCACAGGCGAAGCGTAAAATACTTTGTCGCCACATCCATGAGGACCGTGTTCTGCGCCATTTCGAATTCAGCCTTGCGGGCGTTCACATTTTCCTTGGCGGCATCGTAAGCGGAATAAATCTTGAGGCCTGTAAAAATCGGCCACACAACGGTAAGGCGAGCGTTAAAGAACCAATCGTCTTGCACCTTCATGTTGAAATCGGCATCGTTGATATTCTTTGTCGCTGCAGCACCATACTGTTCTGCAGTCTGCTGGGCAAACGCTTCCGGAGAACTTGTGCCGATTTTTTCTTTAAGCGTTTTTTCTGCAAAAGCCTTTGCCTGGGCTTCAGGCAATTTTTGAGCAAGAGCACCCTCGTAAGCCTGCTTGTAGCCATCCGAAGCCTTGTTATAGGCATCGATATAAGCCTTGGAATAAGCGGCAGCGCCAGCAATATCGCCAAGCGGTTGCTGGATGCGGCCAAGATCTATCGAAATCGGGTCATTGATTTTAGTAATGCCCGCCGAGAGGCTTACCGTCGGGAGGAAACGGGCAAAAGCTTCATCCTTGCCACTTTCGGCAATGTCCACTTTCGCCTTTTCAGCCTTGATTTTGGAATTGTTGGCCATGGCCATATCCAGCGCATCTTGCAAAGAAAGCGCTGCAGCATTACAGGCCACGCAACTACTGAGAATAAAAGCAAAGTACCGTTTCATAGCTACATTAATAATACAAAAAGATGTCAACAGTAGCAATTCCAAAAAGGCGCAATCCACTCATGTAATAAAAAAAGTTCCGACAAAATGTCGGAACTTTTGGCGTAAAACTCAAAAAGAATAATTGTAGCTGTGAAATGACAGGATCCCCTCCCGCGTTTCACTTGGTCGAGGATGACTGTACGAGTAACTTTACTTGCCCGGAGTCGGATCCGCTAGAGTCCAATTGGCATAGCCATAACCCATCGTGGTAAAGTCCTTACGATTGAGGCTTTTGCCCTTGCCATCGGAATCGGTCATGCCCGGCCAGCGGTCACTATAGAGCGTCGCGTCAGAAATTTCATAATACCACTGCTTATCACCACCATTTTCCACAAACGAATACGGCTTCTTGACGGCAACAGTTTCACCACGGTTCGAGAGCTTACCTGCATAGAAACGCACAGGAATAGCATCAGGGATCGAGAAGCGAGTACGAATCAGAGATTCCTTGGGCTTAAGGGAGTCGTTAAACAGCACCATTTTTCCACCTGCAGGAATCACATCGCCAGCAGCAAATTCCATATTCACGCCTTCAATTTTCCAGCCATGCGGTGTATTGTTCACACTTTCGACCAA
This is a stretch of genomic DNA from Fibrobacter succinogenes. It encodes these proteins:
- a CDS encoding HlyD family secretion protein, coding for MNALKMIGKVIVVLALIVLVIMGISQLQQFATQPREQFLQGQMEARRVLVAGKVPGRIEKLLVHEGDMVRKDSLVAVISSPEIEAKKIQAQGALGAAKAQASKARNGARSEDITALKAMADRAQEAATLAKNTYNRVQKLYNEGVLPLQKRDEAETQMKASQSAADAARAQYNQALAGARSEDKAAANALVLQAKGANAEVDAYLEETRIRTPISGEVSLKLAEEGEVVGSGMPIIAVTDLNDSWAVFHLREDYLKNVFKGKKFYLQVPALDKTVEMVVSYIASVGDYATWRSSKESSGFDLKTFEVRMRPTHKVPNLRPGMSVLFPVDDIQ
- a CDS encoding TolC family protein, encoding MKRYFAFILSSCVACNAAALSLQDALDMAMANNSKIKAEKAKVDIAESGKDEAFARFLPTVSLSAGITKINDPISIDLGRIQQPLGDIAGAAAYSKAYIDAYNKASDGYKQAYEGALAQKLPEAQAKAFAEKTLKEKIGTSSPEAFAQQTAEQYGAAATKNINDADFNMKVQDDWFFNARLTVVWPIFTGLKIYSAYDAAKENVNARKAEFEMAQNTVLMDVATKYFTLRLCEELVGMRETTKKDLAEHLERSKKLEEGGQISKTERLRAEVALAEAENAYEDALRDQSLARMALASLLHTDTSLTATTPVESPEGIRTMDEFKALAIDKHPGLRQLRIERKRNQNAIRAARADYFPTVALFGYKELYTKDLTLLEPEWALGAKLQWDIFKGGDTRAKVSSAKAMDRSLGSLEEETIDNLKLLVEKRWRELEHAKGRLASLAKTRELADEALRSQNKAYEAGLATGLDVVDAELALSRLQVADLKAHYDAVIAWLGLLEAAGEVSTAGTVLVSKQLVVEKPVDASTNAATENLETENK